The following are from one region of the Pseudodesulfovibrio piezophilus C1TLV30 genome:
- a CDS encoding FliH/SctL family protein, protein MSLSKNTPNKAECPQYTGKVIIGMNTPGPDEMTIQEIEGKRQLMWDDSTNDEYLNRVKEKAKEKAKEIIMLAELEAEALRATGQQDGYQEGLAKAQEDLNAHTKAMSAEVENILSQLGAQGKTIFDERRQDIMTLIKLAVEKTLKIEMQESRLASVEALMTEALERIESQRQLAIKCAPDDAADLEAFIATIQERNPALKYWTVKGDPTLQQGGILLESADGKVDNSVASRWKGVEPILDQLLSQVSTPAAENKG, encoded by the coding sequence ATGTCTTTGTCTAAGAACACGCCAAACAAAGCCGAATGCCCTCAGTATACGGGCAAGGTAATCATAGGCATGAATACCCCTGGTCCTGATGAAATGACCATTCAGGAAATCGAGGGAAAGAGACAGTTGATGTGGGACGACTCCACCAACGATGAATATCTAAACCGGGTGAAGGAAAAAGCAAAAGAGAAGGCAAAAGAAATCATCATGCTGGCTGAGCTTGAAGCAGAAGCTCTCAGGGCAACCGGGCAACAGGACGGCTATCAGGAAGGCCTTGCCAAAGCGCAGGAAGATCTCAATGCCCATACAAAGGCCATGTCTGCGGAAGTGGAGAATATCCTGAGTCAATTGGGCGCACAGGGAAAGACCATCTTTGATGAACGCCGCCAGGATATCATGACACTGATCAAGCTTGCTGTGGAAAAGACGCTCAAGATAGAGATGCAGGAAAGCAGACTGGCATCTGTGGAAGCACTGATGACCGAAGCGCTGGAGCGTATCGAATCCCAACGTCAGCTAGCCATCAAATGCGCCCCGGACGATGCTGCTGATCTCGAAGCTTTTATAGCCACTATCCAGGAGCGTAATCCCGCTTTAAAGTATTGGACCGTCAAAGGTGACCCCACATTGCAACAGGGTGGTATTCTCCTTGAAAGCGCAGACGGCAAAGTCGATAACAGTGTTGCCAGTCGATGGAAAGGCGTGGAACCGATCCTGGACCAACTCCTGAGCCAGGTCTCGACTCCGGCCGCTGAGAACAAGGGGTAA
- the fliG gene encoding flagellar motor switch protein FliG, whose product MADFTGPQKTAIVLLALGDKFTADVFKRMERNEIAAVSKAMLTTDSIPREQVLEVLKEYNEALAYGAELLVGGAEQVKRLLTKSLDSETAKYIMDSLDLNTGPIPFQELGNVSPRILAQILRNEHPQTLALILGHLHPDQAAELIQNLPAGVRAEVLMRLAKLEAVAEEMLMEVDKVLQSQLIAMGGKEGKKVGGVPSVAEILNAVDRNTEEEVLSEIEEESTQMAEDIRNLMFVFEDVKSVDDVAIRELLKEVSNEDLTVALKGASEDLREKFFKNLSERASAMIKEDLEIMPPKKLSEVEAAQQSIVKTVRRLEDEGKIVISRGGSDVFV is encoded by the coding sequence ATGGCTGACTTCACCGGACCGCAAAAGACTGCCATCGTTTTGCTCGCTCTTGGCGACAAATTCACGGCGGATGTCTTCAAAAGAATGGAACGCAATGAAATTGCTGCGGTTTCCAAGGCAATGCTCACCACGGATTCCATTCCCAGAGAACAGGTACTCGAAGTGCTCAAGGAGTACAACGAAGCCTTGGCCTACGGAGCGGAACTCCTGGTTGGCGGTGCGGAACAGGTCAAGCGTTTGCTGACCAAATCCCTGGACAGTGAAACAGCAAAATACATCATGGACTCCCTGGACTTGAATACCGGGCCTATCCCCTTTCAGGAGCTGGGCAATGTCAGCCCCCGCATCCTGGCCCAGATTCTCAGAAACGAGCACCCGCAAACCCTGGCGCTCATCCTCGGGCATCTGCATCCCGACCAGGCCGCAGAACTCATCCAGAATCTGCCAGCCGGAGTACGGGCCGAAGTGCTCATGCGCCTGGCAAAACTCGAAGCTGTTGCAGAGGAGATGCTCATGGAGGTGGACAAGGTGCTGCAAAGCCAGCTTATCGCCATGGGAGGCAAGGAAGGCAAGAAGGTCGGAGGCGTCCCGTCTGTCGCGGAAATCCTTAATGCCGTGGACCGCAATACTGAAGAAGAAGTCCTCTCTGAAATCGAAGAGGAATCAACTCAAATGGCCGAAGACATCCGCAATCTCATGTTCGTCTTTGAAGACGTCAAGAGTGTGGACGACGTCGCCATCCGCGAATTGCTCAAGGAAGTTTCCAACGAAGACCTCACCGTCGCACTCAAGGGTGCATCCGAAGATCTCAGGGAGAAGTTCTTCAAGAATCTGTCAGAACGTGCCAGCGCCATGATCAAGGAAGACCTGGAAATCATGCCGCCCAAGAAGCTCTCAGAGGTCGAGGCGGCCCAGCAGAGCATCGTCAAGACTGTCCGCCGTCTGGAAGACGAAGGGAAAATTGTTATCAGCAGAGGTGGAAGCGATGTCTTTGTCTAA
- the fliF gene encoding flagellar basal-body MS-ring/collar protein FliF, which yields MPPFIAEYWTKISGFWSDRTMSQRVLIAGLAVSVIIAFGMMIFWMNKPDYKVLMTNLYPEDASRVVGMLQAAKEDYVLDDNGKTILVPADRVYELRLQVAGEGNLHGQGIGFEIFDEVQIGQTDFVQHINYQRALQGELARTITEFPQVVKTRVHLVLPQKSLFIEDQMPPSASIILQLKNDGKLAANEVQGIVNLVSMAVEGLEPKHITVTDMKGRPLYTPEDDTAGLALSNTQLEYKAGIESKTQRRIMELLGPVVGPEKVIARVNADLDFSQKTIRKESFDPDGSVVRSETRSEETTAGAANLAGGEPDANFRGDGFTGTRTTQDSTRESRTTNFEINKQEENIIAPVGELQRLTVAVIVDGTWQADKETGEMVYIPRSDEEIERIKTLIASAVGFDSVRGDTIEVSNISFGEPAHYDSDSLMRTMLEYAQRLGKPFLNGLLIFLFLILVVRPVVMALIRPRVAEQEIEEMAGLPGAERLALEEDEVDEEAMDMSRRIENAKNHAVQLSDENIDQAVHLLKTWLTQEEGA from the coding sequence ATGCCTCCGTTCATTGCAGAATACTGGACAAAAATCAGCGGATTCTGGTCCGACCGCACCATGTCCCAACGAGTCCTCATCGCAGGCCTCGCGGTCTCGGTTATCATTGCTTTCGGCATGATGATCTTCTGGATGAACAAACCGGACTACAAGGTTTTGATGACCAACCTGTACCCCGAAGATGCTTCGCGGGTCGTAGGAATGCTTCAGGCAGCCAAAGAAGACTACGTTCTCGATGACAATGGCAAGACCATTCTGGTCCCAGCCGATCGCGTCTATGAACTTCGGCTTCAGGTTGCTGGTGAAGGCAACCTTCATGGTCAGGGTATTGGGTTCGAAATTTTTGACGAAGTACAGATCGGACAGACTGACTTTGTGCAGCATATCAACTACCAGCGAGCCCTTCAGGGAGAACTGGCCCGGACCATCACTGAATTCCCACAGGTAGTGAAGACCCGTGTTCATCTGGTCTTACCGCAAAAATCCCTGTTCATTGAAGACCAGATGCCCCCTTCCGCTTCCATCATCCTGCAACTCAAGAATGACGGCAAATTAGCTGCCAATGAAGTTCAGGGTATCGTCAATCTGGTCTCCATGGCCGTGGAAGGTCTGGAACCCAAGCATATCACTGTCACCGACATGAAGGGCCGTCCCCTGTACACACCGGAAGACGACACAGCCGGTCTCGCCCTCTCCAATACACAACTTGAATACAAGGCCGGGATAGAATCCAAAACCCAAAGACGGATCATGGAACTCCTCGGTCCCGTTGTCGGCCCTGAAAAGGTCATTGCCCGCGTCAATGCCGACCTGGATTTCAGCCAGAAGACAATCCGCAAGGAGAGCTTCGACCCGGACGGCTCTGTTGTCCGCTCCGAAACCCGGAGTGAAGAGACAACAGCAGGGGCTGCCAATCTGGCCGGAGGAGAACCCGATGCGAACTTCCGTGGCGATGGGTTCACCGGCACCCGAACGACCCAGGACTCCACTCGTGAATCCCGGACTACCAACTTTGAAATCAACAAACAGGAAGAAAACATCATTGCCCCGGTTGGGGAGTTGCAACGTTTGACAGTCGCGGTTATTGTCGATGGAACATGGCAGGCAGACAAAGAAACGGGAGAGATGGTCTACATTCCCCGTTCCGACGAGGAGATCGAACGCATCAAGACCTTAATTGCCAGTGCGGTCGGATTCGATTCTGTTCGTGGTGATACAATCGAAGTGAGCAATATATCCTTCGGTGAACCCGCCCATTACGACTCCGACTCCCTGATGCGGACCATGCTCGAATACGCACAGCGTCTGGGCAAGCCGTTCCTGAACGGACTCTTGATCTTCCTCTTCCTTATCCTCGTTGTTCGCCCTGTGGTCATGGCGCTTATCAGGCCGCGTGTGGCCGAGCAGGAAATCGAAGAAATGGCAGGACTGCCCGGAGCGGAACGCCTCGCTCTCGAAGAAGACGAAGTGGATGAAGAAGCCATGGATATGTCCAGACGAATCGAAAATGCGAAAAATCATGCAGTGCAACTGTCTGACGAAAACATCGACCAGGCAGTGCATCTGCTCAAGACCTGGCTCACCCAGGAGGAAGGTGCATAG
- the fliE gene encoding flagellar hook-basal body complex protein FliE, which translates to MVVKSIAINAYQNAMDVRRKAVDSTVANSLRKPQAPAQGFQDTLTNSIKTVNEMQTEKNTMIEEFASGKRQNVHELMISMQKAGLAMQMTGAVRSKLMQSYQEIMRLSF; encoded by the coding sequence ATGGTCGTTAAAAGTATTGCCATCAATGCGTATCAGAATGCCATGGATGTCCGCCGCAAGGCTGTCGATTCCACTGTCGCAAATTCCCTCAGAAAGCCCCAGGCTCCGGCACAAGGGTTTCAGGACACGCTGACCAACTCCATCAAGACAGTCAATGAGATGCAGACTGAAAAGAATACGATGATCGAAGAGTTCGCATCCGGCAAGCGCCAGAATGTCCACGAACTGATGATCTCCATGCAAAAGGCGGGACTGGCCATGCAGATGACAGGTGCTGTCCGGTCCAAGCTGATGCAGTCTTATCAGGAAATCATGAGACTGTCGTTCTAG
- the flgC gene encoding flagellar basal body rod protein FlgC gives MDFMTALDIGASGLTAQRANLNVISMNMANIRTTKTLEGGPYRRKSVSFEATPVYSPFDTAMQDQLNRELNGVKVLGVTADNRPFRQVYEPNHPDANDQGYVFYPDINVVEEMTNMMSATRGYEANVQTITAVKQMFTKALRIGQG, from the coding sequence ATGGACTTCATGACAGCACTGGATATCGGCGCATCCGGCCTCACGGCTCAACGCGCCAACCTGAATGTTATATCCATGAATATGGCCAACATCAGGACCACCAAGACTCTGGAAGGCGGCCCCTATCGTCGCAAGTCGGTTTCTTTTGAAGCCACTCCTGTTTACTCCCCATTCGATACGGCAATGCAGGACCAGCTCAATCGGGAATTGAACGGCGTCAAAGTACTTGGCGTCACTGCCGACAACCGCCCATTTCGACAGGTTTACGAGCCGAACCATCCCGATGCCAATGACCAAGGCTACGTATTCTACCCGGATATCAACGTTGTCGAAGAAATGACCAACATGATGTCTGCCACACGCGGCTATGAAGCGAATGTGCAAACAATTACCGCCGTCAAGCAGATGTTCACCAAAGCTCTGCGAATCGGCCAGGGTTGA
- the flgB gene encoding flagellar basal body rod protein FlgB — MKGIFESHIELTAKVMDMRLERQNLVMGNISNVNTPAYKARRLEFEAQLQSALNQDAHGKMTRTSKNHLPATFDAEGFEGDAIKDFKPRQIYGEDSVDLDKEMTVMTKNGMMYNALADIIRKNFTGIQKAIQDGAK, encoded by the coding sequence ATGAAGGGAATTTTTGAAAGCCACATAGAATTGACAGCAAAGGTCATGGACATGCGCCTGGAACGTCAAAATCTCGTCATGGGCAACATCTCCAACGTGAATACACCTGCCTACAAGGCGCGCCGACTGGAATTTGAAGCCCAGTTGCAGAGCGCCCTCAACCAGGATGCTCACGGAAAGATGACCCGCACCTCAAAAAACCACTTGCCAGCGACATTTGATGCCGAGGGGTTTGAAGGGGACGCAATAAAGGATTTCAAGCCACGCCAGATTTATGGTGAGGATTCCGTAGACCTGGATAAGGAAATGACCGTGATGACCAAGAACGGCATGATGTACAACGCCCTCGCCGATATCATTCGAAAGAATTTCACCGGCATACAGAAGGCAATACAAGACGGAGCTAAGTAA
- a CDS encoding tetratricopeptide repeat protein: MSGHLDYEINKELGECYLFMGELDKAEEYYRKAVSSNGIHPDPYLGLATVAVQRGQLDDAILMYEKAHKIEPSDKSLSGIALIKMENGDKVEAFSMFVEAVKMNPENMVALFSLIRLGHELDRVADIVPYLKNCLEVDSNKHEVRYSLAGCYVCLEKKDEAREQLEALLEMDPNFDAASEMLATIQS, from the coding sequence ATGAGTGGACATCTCGATTATGAAATTAACAAGGAACTTGGCGAATGCTACCTTTTCATGGGTGAGCTGGACAAGGCTGAAGAGTATTATCGGAAAGCCGTCAGTTCGAATGGCATTCACCCCGACCCGTATCTTGGTTTGGCCACGGTTGCCGTTCAACGCGGACAACTGGATGATGCCATTCTGATGTACGAGAAGGCTCACAAGATTGAACCATCTGACAAAAGTCTTTCCGGGATAGCGCTCATCAAGATGGAAAACGGCGATAAGGTGGAGGCTTTCTCCATGTTCGTCGAGGCCGTCAAAATGAATCCCGAAAACATGGTCGCCCTGTTCTCATTGATCAGGCTCGGCCATGAACTGGATCGTGTGGCAGACATCGTCCCGTACCTCAAGAACTGCCTTGAGGTCGATTCCAACAAGCATGAGGTGCGTTATTCCCTCGCAGGCTGCTATGTCTGCCTGGAGAAGAAGGACGAAGCCAGGGAACAGCTTGAGGCTCTCCTCGAAATGGACCCGAACTTCGATGCCGCCTCTGAGATGCTGGCGACGATCCAGTCCTGA
- a CDS encoding IMP cyclohydrolase produces MNLLPVKRAILSVTDKTGLAEFGRFLSDHGCELVSTGGTKKMLSEVGLPVTSVSDITDFPEILGGRVKTLHPHIHGGILADKDDEGHMETLREFGIETFDLICVNLYNFADAVSKGLDLKAAVEQIDIGGPTMLRASAKNFHSILVVPDPQYYPRIQKEIEENGGISLELRKEMAALTFKLVSEYDAMITRYLSENDA; encoded by the coding sequence ATGAATCTATTGCCTGTCAAAAGAGCAATCCTGTCTGTCACCGACAAAACCGGACTTGCTGAATTCGGCCGTTTCCTATCTGACCATGGGTGTGAACTTGTTTCCACAGGTGGAACCAAGAAGATGCTCTCCGAAGTCGGACTTCCCGTCACATCCGTTAGCGACATCACTGATTTTCCGGAAATTCTCGGTGGTCGGGTTAAAACCCTGCATCCCCACATTCATGGTGGCATCCTGGCCGACAAGGATGATGAAGGACATATGGAGACCTTGCGAGAGTTCGGAATCGAGACCTTTGATCTGATCTGTGTCAATCTCTACAATTTCGCCGACGCAGTCAGTAAAGGGTTGGACCTCAAAGCTGCAGTCGAGCAGATTGATATCGGTGGTCCGACCATGCTTCGCGCTTCTGCCAAAAACTTTCACTCCATCCTTGTGGTGCCTGATCCGCAGTATTATCCTCGTATTCAGAAGGAAATTGAGGAAAATGGCGGAATCTCACTGGAACTGAGAAAAGAGATGGCTGCTCTGACCTTCAAATTGGTCAGTGAATACGACGCCATGATTACCAGGTATCTTTCTGAAAACGATGCCTAG
- the hflX gene encoding GTPase HflX → MKPNQIKRLSRLYQRQFPMNGNYTNEQARELAELTTDIGRQLGLIVDRQGKVVLVLVGDNRSIYIPELPRTRMASGRLRGLRLLHTHLGEETLSQEDLMDMVFLRLDSVTAINVVEGFPETAQAAHLLPPNPDEKSYEIFSPVRWDRMELDLGQIVEALEDEFSRQLDARDIGTEENRVLLVSVDKTSRPVQELSLEELAELADTAGLKAAGTMIQRVRKQNPKFIMGKGKLAELEVKALQANASVIIFDQELSPTQIRNLAEITERKILDRTQLILDIFAQHATSASGKLQVEMAQLKYTLPRLVGKNRAMSRLMGGIGGRGPGETKLEIDRRRANERLTRLKNELKQVRKRRTQTRERRAKAGLPIVSLVGYTNAGKSTLLNTLTQSKVLAEDKLFATLDPTSRRIRFPQEREVVLTDTVGFIRRLPPDLKEAFRATLEELESADLLVLVCDASHPEVEEQVEAVRAILREMDLDEIPAILVLNKWDQLDEDSRETMQNVFPEGIPAVAVDRPTLEPVVNAILERLG, encoded by the coding sequence TTGAAACCCAACCAGATCAAGCGGCTTTCCCGCCTGTATCAACGTCAGTTTCCCATGAATGGGAACTACACGAATGAACAAGCCAGAGAATTGGCCGAGTTGACGACTGACATTGGTCGTCAACTCGGTCTTATTGTGGATCGGCAGGGTAAGGTTGTCCTCGTTTTGGTGGGCGACAACCGATCCATATATATTCCTGAATTACCCCGAACCCGAATGGCCTCCGGACGGTTGCGCGGCTTGCGCCTGCTGCATACCCATCTGGGTGAAGAGACGCTTTCACAGGAAGACCTCATGGATATGGTTTTTTTGCGTCTTGACTCGGTGACGGCCATTAATGTTGTCGAGGGCTTTCCGGAAACAGCCCAGGCTGCCCACCTGCTTCCTCCCAATCCCGATGAAAAGAGTTATGAGATATTTTCACCGGTTCGTTGGGATCGTATGGAACTTGATTTGGGGCAGATTGTCGAAGCGCTTGAAGATGAATTCAGCCGACAGTTGGATGCCCGAGACATCGGAACCGAAGAGAATCGTGTGCTTTTGGTCAGTGTGGACAAGACTTCGCGGCCTGTGCAGGAGCTTTCTCTGGAAGAGTTGGCCGAATTGGCTGATACCGCCGGGTTGAAGGCTGCTGGCACGATGATTCAGCGGGTTCGAAAGCAGAATCCGAAATTTATCATGGGGAAAGGCAAGTTGGCAGAATTGGAGGTCAAGGCACTCCAGGCCAATGCTTCGGTCATTATTTTTGATCAGGAGCTGTCTCCGACCCAGATTCGAAACCTGGCCGAGATCACGGAACGTAAAATTTTGGATAGAACGCAGCTTATCTTGGATATTTTTGCTCAACACGCCACCAGCGCCTCGGGCAAGCTCCAGGTCGAGATGGCACAGCTGAAATATACACTGCCTCGTCTGGTGGGCAAGAATCGGGCAATGTCTCGGCTTATGGGCGGTATTGGGGGGCGGGGACCGGGGGAGACCAAGCTTGAGATTGACCGTCGTCGTGCCAATGAGAGGCTGACTCGTCTGAAAAACGAGTTGAAGCAGGTCCGCAAACGTCGCACCCAGACTCGGGAGCGACGGGCCAAGGCCGGATTGCCCATTGTTTCCCTGGTCGGCTATACCAATGCTGGCAAATCGACACTCCTCAATACGTTGACTCAATCCAAGGTGCTCGCCGAAGACAAGCTGTTCGCGACACTTGACCCGACTAGTCGGCGTATTCGTTTTCCTCAGGAGCGGGAAGTCGTTCTGACGGATACCGTTGGATTTATTCGTCGGTTGCCACCGGATCTCAAGGAAGCCTTTAGGGCGACATTGGAAGAATTGGAGTCTGCCGATCTGTTGGTTCTCGTTTGTGATGCCTCGCATCCTGAGGTTGAAGAGCAGGTTGAGGCTGTTCGAGCCATTCTCAGGGAAATGGATCTGGATGAGATTCCAGCCATCCTTGTGCTCAACAAGTGGGATCAGTTGGATGAGGACTCTCGCGAAACCATGCAGAATGTCTTTCCTGAGGGCATCCCGGCAGTTGCTGTGGATCGCCCGACTCTGGAACCTGTCGTCAATGCCATTCTGGAGCGCCTCGGCTAG
- a CDS encoding sulfotransferase family 2 domain-containing protein, whose translation MLSDFNLVVAMIDQTVIHFHIPKTAGSTINSILVPAFDRDEVFLCGDNKLHLSHWESNVHFAGLSPEEQAPFRYIAGHVEYFLLESLRMPHFSFLFLRNPIERLVSMYYFVKGHEGHHLHSKVVDEELTLAEFVSTGLWHELDNGMCRRLSGVANSVPIGQCGEDVLRRAQYNLENNFSFIGFQERFDESLFLLLSFLDALDGLDYQSQNVTDKRKKAKRITSEEKKALMAVNSLDLELYAFGRELYRSRYAPFLQKFARPLESFKKALSLKKKTV comes from the coding sequence TTGCTCTCTGACTTTAACCTCGTGGTGGCTATGATTGACCAGACTGTTATCCATTTTCATATCCCTAAGACAGCGGGAAGCACCATAAATTCCATTCTTGTCCCGGCATTTGATCGAGACGAGGTCTTTTTGTGCGGGGACAATAAGCTGCACTTGAGCCACTGGGAGAGCAATGTTCACTTTGCCGGGCTTTCGCCGGAAGAACAGGCTCCTTTTCGATATATTGCCGGGCATGTTGAATATTTTCTTCTTGAAAGCCTGAGGATGCCGCATTTTTCTTTCCTTTTCCTGCGCAATCCTATTGAGAGGCTTGTCTCTATGTATTATTTCGTCAAGGGACATGAGGGGCATCATCTGCATTCGAAAGTCGTTGATGAAGAATTGACTTTGGCGGAGTTTGTCTCAACCGGTTTGTGGCATGAGTTGGATAACGGTATGTGCAGGCGGCTCTCCGGTGTGGCCAATTCGGTTCCCATCGGTCAGTGTGGAGAGGACGTCCTGCGGCGGGCACAGTATAATCTGGAGAATAATTTTTCATTCATAGGGTTTCAGGAACGTTTTGATGAGTCCCTTTTCCTTCTGCTCTCTTTTCTCGATGCCCTGGATGGGTTGGACTATCAGAGCCAGAATGTGACCGATAAACGAAAGAAAGCCAAACGGATAACGTCTGAGGAGAAAAAAGCGCTTATGGCCGTCAATTCTCTTGATCTTGAACTCTATGCTTTTGGACGTGAGCTTTACAGGAGTCGCTATGCTCCTTTTCTTCAGAAGTTTGCCCGTCCCCTTGAAAGTTTTAAGAAAGCTCTTTCACTCAAGAAAAAAACAGTCTGA
- a CDS encoding cation diffusion facilitator family transporter, which yields MAGRATRLKDSPQRYAIYSIMASILTLGLKFGAWGMTGSVGLLSDATESIVNLTAALMALTVITIAMRPADTDHTYGHGKAEYFSSGIEGVLIIIAACAIAYASIERFNNPQVLGHLGIGLGLALLSSLINYGTAKTMLRAAKRFDSITLEADAKHLLTDVWTSVGLVGGLAIILLVPQWQILDPIIACLMAVNIVFTGISLIKRSIGGLMDDALPPEELQIIGAAIRKHQGADATFHGLRTRKSGPCRFIDFHLLVPGAMSVLGAHDLCCLIEKEIESALEQSEVTIHVEPLECDSSYEKDQLDPACQSCLDKEMGCA from the coding sequence ATGGCCGGAAGAGCGACCCGCCTCAAGGATTCACCACAGCGATACGCCATCTATTCCATTATGGCTTCCATTCTGACACTGGGGCTTAAATTCGGCGCATGGGGAATGACCGGATCAGTCGGCCTCCTCTCTGATGCAACGGAATCAATCGTCAACCTCACAGCCGCACTTATGGCACTGACTGTCATAACCATAGCAATGCGACCAGCTGATACCGACCATACTTACGGGCACGGCAAAGCTGAATATTTCTCAAGCGGAATCGAGGGTGTCCTGATCATCATCGCCGCCTGTGCCATAGCCTATGCCTCCATAGAGAGATTCAACAATCCACAGGTGCTGGGGCATCTTGGAATAGGTCTTGGGCTGGCACTCCTGTCATCGCTGATCAATTACGGCACCGCAAAGACCATGCTCCGTGCTGCCAAACGATTTGACTCCATTACCCTGGAGGCTGATGCGAAACACCTCCTGACCGATGTCTGGACATCCGTGGGACTTGTCGGAGGACTTGCAATCATCCTGCTGGTCCCGCAATGGCAGATTCTTGATCCGATAATAGCGTGCCTCATGGCGGTGAACATCGTCTTCACGGGCATCAGCCTCATCAAACGGTCCATCGGAGGTCTGATGGACGACGCCCTGCCTCCCGAAGAACTCCAAATTATTGGGGCAGCTATCAGGAAACACCAAGGAGCTGATGCCACTTTCCATGGATTACGAACCCGAAAATCCGGCCCATGCCGATTTATCGATTTTCATTTGCTTGTCCCTGGAGCCATGTCAGTTCTAGGAGCGCACGACCTTTGCTGTCTGATTGAAAAGGAAATCGAATCAGCCCTGGAACAGTCGGAAGTCACCATTCATGTGGAACCACTCGAATGCGATTCTTCCTATGAAAAAGACCAACTCGACCCTGCGTGTCAATCCTGCTTGGACAAAGAAATGGGGTGTGCCTGA
- the plsY gene encoding glycerol-3-phosphate 1-O-acyltransferase PlsY: MSVIIWLVIAYVLGSIPFGLFIAKTLCKIDPREDGSKNTGATNVARLCGTKFGVATLVLDLSKGFVPVFMASSWIESDFGLSLILMAAIFGHAFSCFMEFKGGKAVATTIGAFLAISPWGTIFSSLLCLVTIAISGHVSMGSLTLALSLPVFMFLTGNFAFIPAAMIVMLLLFWRHKENIYRLARGEENPWLKPKV; encoded by the coding sequence ATGTCCGTCATCATCTGGCTTGTGATCGCCTATGTTCTGGGTTCCATTCCCTTTGGTCTTTTTATTGCAAAAACACTATGCAAAATCGACCCAAGAGAAGATGGGAGCAAAAATACAGGGGCCACAAATGTCGCCCGACTCTGTGGCACGAAGTTTGGTGTAGCCACCCTCGTTCTGGACTTGTCGAAGGGCTTTGTCCCCGTCTTTATGGCCTCATCCTGGATCGAGTCCGATTTTGGCCTGAGCCTGATTCTGATGGCCGCCATCTTTGGGCATGCCTTCTCATGTTTCATGGAATTCAAAGGAGGCAAAGCCGTGGCTACAACCATAGGCGCTTTTCTCGCAATCTCGCCGTGGGGAACCATTTTCTCGTCTTTGCTGTGCCTTGTGACTATTGCCATTTCCGGCCATGTGTCCATGGGGTCTCTGACACTGGCACTGTCGCTGCCGGTGTTCATGTTCCTTACAGGAAATTTTGCCTTCATCCCAGCTGCGATGATCGTCATGCTCCTGCTGTTCTGGCGGCATAAAGAAAATATTTACCGGCTTGCTCGGGGAGAAGAGAACCCTTGGCTCAAGCCTAAAGTTTAA